One part of the Paraglaciecola sp. L3A3 genome encodes these proteins:
- the folK gene encoding 2-amino-4-hydroxy-6-hydroxymethyldihydropteridine diphosphokinase produces the protein MSVLNSDTHEIYISVGSNLDKEKHTRAGLQGMYQAFGPLQLSSVYESESVGFTGNNFYNLVVKAHTSLPVEQVCKILKQIEQDNKRQRNEQKFAPRTLDLDLLLYDELVMQSPVELPRPEILYNAFVLKPLAEIAGDLIHPIVKKSYASLWQEYDKTRQHLWVITFEWSSTES, from the coding sequence GTGAGTGTGCTTAATAGCGATACACATGAGATTTATATTAGTGTGGGAAGTAACCTTGATAAAGAAAAACATACTAGGGCTGGGTTACAAGGCATGTATCAAGCTTTTGGACCGCTCCAATTATCCTCTGTATACGAAAGTGAATCTGTAGGTTTTACCGGTAATAATTTTTATAATTTGGTTGTTAAAGCTCATACATCTTTACCTGTAGAGCAAGTATGTAAAATACTTAAGCAGATAGAACAAGACAATAAACGTCAACGAAATGAACAAAAGTTTGCTCCTCGTACTTTAGATTTAGATCTCTTGTTATATGACGAACTTGTTATGCAATCACCAGTAGAATTACCTCGCCCAGAAATATTATATAACGCTTTTGTTTTAAAACCGTTGGCAGAAATTGCGGGTGATCTTATCCACCCTATAGTAAAAAAATCTTATGCCAGTCTTTGGCAGGAATATGACAAAACCCGACAACACCTTTGGGTGATTACATTTGAATGGAGCTCTACTGAATCATGA
- the folB gene encoding dihydroneopterin aldolase, with amino-acid sequence MDKIHIERLEVLSLIGVYDWERKNKQRLILDIELQADLSIAAHSDNVDDTLNYALVAQTLADEAKCCDFKLIEALASHLIDCILKSFPAVKIARLKLSKPDILANAKNVAVEFTRERAV; translated from the coding sequence ATGGATAAAATTCATATCGAAAGACTAGAGGTCTTATCGCTGATTGGCGTGTATGACTGGGAAAGAAAAAACAAGCAGCGACTGATACTCGATATTGAGTTACAAGCAGATTTATCTATTGCTGCTCATTCAGATAATGTTGACGACACGCTTAATTATGCTCTGGTGGCACAAACATTAGCGGATGAGGCTAAATGCTGTGATTTTAAACTAATTGAGGCACTAGCCAGTCATTTAATTGATTGTATCTTAAAGTCATTTCCAGCAGTGAAGATTGCTCGATTAAAGTTAAGCAAACCTGACATTTTGGCCAATGCAAAGAATGTTGCAGTAGAGTTTACGCGGGAGCGAGCAGTGTGA
- the plsY gene encoding glycerol-3-phosphate 1-O-acyltransferase PlsY: MTALTIFMFAFAYLLGSVSSAILVCRLFALGDPREQGSGNPGATNVLRIGGKLPAALVLIFDILKGTVPVWASYYLGLDPVYLAFVAVTACLGHMFPIFFGFRGGKAVATAFGTILPLGLDLASLLIFCWVIVLYISGYSSLAAIITVSLAPLLTWLIQPEYAMAVAILSGLIILRHKENIIRLFYKQESKVRQNKRK, encoded by the coding sequence ATGACAGCACTCACAATATTCATGTTTGCATTTGCCTATCTGCTTGGTTCTGTATCAAGTGCTATTTTGGTGTGTAGATTATTTGCCTTAGGCGATCCTAGAGAGCAAGGTTCAGGTAACCCAGGCGCCACAAATGTATTAAGAATTGGCGGAAAATTACCTGCTGCCTTAGTATTAATATTTGATATTTTAAAAGGTACAGTACCAGTATGGGCTAGTTATTATTTGGGCTTAGACCCTGTATATCTAGCTTTTGTTGCTGTCACCGCATGTTTAGGCCATATGTTTCCAATATTTTTTGGCTTTAGAGGTGGCAAGGCCGTTGCAACAGCTTTTGGCACTATCTTACCTTTAGGCTTAGATTTAGCATCCCTGCTTATTTTTTGTTGGGTAATAGTATTATATATATCAGGATATTCTTCGTTAGCCGCAATTATTACCGTTAGTTTAGCGCCACTTTTAACTTGGTTAATCCAACCTGAGTATGCCATGGCAGTAGCCATTTTAAGCGGCTTAATTATTCTTCGCCACAAAGAAAATATAATCCGTTTGTTCTATAAGCAAGAAAGCAAAGTACGACAGAATAAGCGAAAGTGA
- the tsaD gene encoding tRNA (adenosine(37)-N6)-threonylcarbamoyltransferase complex transferase subunit TsaD, with protein sequence MRVLGIETSCDETGVAVYDEHQGLLSHQLYSQVKLHADYGGVVPELASRDHVRKIIPLIKQTLLEANCTEKDLDGIAFTKGPGLVGALLVGSSVARSLAYAWNLPAVGVHHMEGHLLAPMLDEPVPSFPFIALLVSGGHSMMVRVDGIGQYQVLGESVDDAAGEAFDKTAKLLGLDYPGGPLLAKLAEQGEAGHYQFPRPMTTKPGLDFSFSGLKTFAANTIRASDGSAQTHANIAYAFQEAVVDTLAIKCKRALKQTKLKRLVIAGGVSANKQLRTQLADMMRSINGEVFYPRLEFCTDNGAMIAYAGLQRLKAGETESLSTKAQPRWSLEDLPAI encoded by the coding sequence ATGCGAGTATTAGGAATCGAGACCTCATGTGATGAAACTGGTGTTGCTGTTTATGATGAGCATCAAGGGTTATTGTCACATCAATTATATAGCCAAGTAAAGTTACATGCTGATTATGGTGGGGTAGTTCCCGAATTAGCATCAAGAGATCATGTGCGAAAAATCATTCCTTTAATAAAGCAGACATTATTGGAAGCTAACTGCACCGAAAAAGATTTAGATGGCATTGCTTTTACGAAAGGGCCTGGTTTGGTAGGGGCTTTACTAGTGGGGTCGTCGGTTGCCCGTAGTTTGGCTTATGCGTGGAATTTGCCTGCTGTGGGTGTACATCATATGGAAGGCCATTTGCTTGCACCTATGCTAGATGAACCAGTACCATCTTTTCCTTTTATTGCGCTATTAGTTTCAGGTGGCCACTCTATGATGGTTAGAGTGGATGGTATCGGTCAATATCAAGTTCTAGGAGAATCTGTAGATGATGCTGCAGGTGAAGCCTTTGATAAAACTGCAAAGTTGTTGGGTTTAGATTACCCAGGAGGGCCGTTATTAGCTAAATTGGCCGAACAAGGAGAAGCAGGGCATTATCAATTTCCACGGCCTATGACCACGAAACCTGGATTAGATTTTAGTTTTAGTGGTTTAAAAACGTTTGCTGCTAATACTATTCGAGCCAGTGATGGTAGCGCACAAACTCATGCTAATATTGCTTATGCGTTTCAAGAAGCTGTGGTGGATACGTTAGCGATAAAATGTAAAAGGGCGTTGAAACAAACCAAACTTAAACGTTTAGTGATTGCTGGTGGAGTAAGTGCTAACAAGCAATTGCGCACTCAACTGGCTGATATGATGAGAAGTATCAATGGTGAAGTGTTTTATCCTAGATTAGAATTTTGTACTGACAACGGTGCGATGATCGCTTATGCGGGATTACAAAGGTTAAAAGCCGGCGAAACTGAATCGTTAAGTACAAAAGCTCAACCTAGATGGTCTTTAGAGGATTTACCCGCCATTTAG
- the rpsU gene encoding 30S ribosomal protein S21 → MPIVKVRENEPFDVALRRFKRSCEKAGVLSEVRRREFFEKPTWERKRKKAAAKKRLLKKLSRENARRIRLY, encoded by the coding sequence ATGCCAATCGTTAAAGTTAGAGAGAACGAACCTTTTGATGTTGCATTGCGTCGTTTTAAACGTTCATGTGAAAAAGCAGGTGTACTTTCTGAAGTTCGTCGTCGCGAATTTTTTGAAAAACCTACTTGGGAACGTAAGCGTAAGAAAGCTGCCGCTAAGAAACGTCTTTTGAAGAAGTTATCTCGCGAAAACGCTCGTCGCATCAGATTGTACTAA
- a CDS encoding GatB/YqeY domain-containing protein, producing the protein MSLLDDLKNAQKDAMRAKDKVRLGTIRMALSAVKQHEIDGRTNPGYIALDDDGILAILIKMIKQRKDAASQYETAGRQDLLDIELAEIVILQGFMPKALTEAEIDSLIVQAMEETSATGMQDMGKVMGWLKPKVQGKADIGQLSSKIKAKLNA; encoded by the coding sequence ATGTCTTTATTAGATGATTTAAAAAATGCACAAAAAGATGCTATGCGCGCCAAAGATAAAGTTCGTCTTGGTACTATTCGCATGGCTTTGTCTGCCGTAAAGCAACATGAAATCGATGGACGTACTAATCCCGGTTATATTGCTTTAGACGATGATGGTATTCTTGCTATTTTAATCAAGATGATAAAACAGCGAAAAGATGCAGCCAGTCAATACGAAACTGCAGGTCGACAAGACTTACTTGACATCGAACTAGCAGAAATTGTTATTTTGCAAGGTTTTATGCCTAAAGCCCTTACTGAGGCAGAAATAGATTCTTTAATTGTTCAGGCAATGGAAGAAACTAGTGCTACTGGAATGCAGGATATGGGTAAAGTCATGGGCTGGTTAAAACCAAAAGTTCAAGGCAAAGCTGATATAGGCCAACTTAGTAGTAAAATAAAAGCTAAGCTTAACGCTTAA
- the dnaG gene encoding DNA primase, with amino-acid sequence MSGRIPREFIDDIIARTDIVELIDSRVSLKKAGRNHQACCPFHNEKSPSFTVSQDKQFYHCFGCGAHGNVISFLMEFDRLEFPEAIEELAQYHSIEVPREKGGAPALSAEQKQQKGNDYELMEKVAKYFSQQLKSHPEKNKAVDYLKKRGLNGEIVKAFDMGFAPPDWDSVLKTFGINPTFQQQLLDLKLITENDNRRRYDFFRDRIMFPIRDKRGRVIGFGGRVLDDGGPKYLNSPETRIFHKGHELYGFYQAKQAHRNLAKVIIVEGYMDVVALGQFGIDYAVASLGTATTPEHIQMLFRTTSEIICCYDGDRAGREAAWRALENALPYLKDGVQMKFMFLPDGEDPDTLVRKIGKETFEQRLQSDSVPLSKFFFNNLLQRHHVSSNEGKAALKTEAMPLIEQIIGDNIRASLMADLSSHMGDHNKYKLETDIAKANQHKGLAKLDFKTPNKSTISPVRMMIRLLLDDPSLAIKCASADPAPLINAPIQGMAMLNELFQFCKSKPSANTAQVLEHFRGHPASPHLAKLLAWEYAEQNQQLVFEDSFTKLLDWHLQGRMDELFAKSRTSFLTDGEKQELNLLVKEQK; translated from the coding sequence ATGTCTGGCCGTATCCCTCGTGAATTTATAGATGACATCATCGCTCGAACTGACATAGTAGAGTTAATAGACAGTCGTGTTTCTTTAAAAAAAGCAGGCCGTAATCACCAAGCTTGTTGTCCATTTCATAATGAAAAAAGTCCTTCTTTTACTGTCAGCCAAGACAAGCAGTTTTATCATTGTTTTGGTTGTGGCGCGCACGGTAATGTTATTTCGTTTTTAATGGAATTCGACCGATTAGAATTTCCTGAAGCCATAGAAGAATTAGCTCAATACCACAGTATAGAAGTTCCCCGAGAAAAAGGTGGAGCTCCAGCTCTAAGCGCAGAACAAAAACAGCAAAAAGGCAATGATTACGAGTTAATGGAAAAGGTGGCAAAATACTTTTCACAACAACTCAAATCCCATCCAGAAAAAAATAAAGCAGTAGATTATTTAAAAAAACGTGGATTAAACGGCGAAATAGTTAAAGCGTTTGATATGGGCTTTGCACCACCAGATTGGGATAGTGTACTGAAAACATTTGGTATCAATCCAACATTTCAGCAGCAACTACTCGATCTAAAACTTATCACTGAAAATGATAATAGACGACGCTACGACTTTTTCCGTGATCGCATTATGTTTCCTATTCGTGACAAACGTGGTCGTGTTATAGGGTTTGGTGGACGAGTACTAGATGATGGCGGCCCCAAATATTTAAACTCCCCTGAAACCAGAATCTTCCACAAAGGCCATGAGTTATATGGTTTTTATCAAGCTAAACAAGCACATAGAAATTTAGCCAAAGTCATAATAGTCGAAGGTTACATGGATGTGGTTGCATTAGGCCAATTTGGTATAGATTACGCTGTTGCCTCCCTTGGTACAGCGACTACGCCAGAACACATTCAAATGTTGTTTCGCACTACCAGCGAAATTATTTGTTGTTATGATGGTGACCGTGCTGGACGAGAGGCTGCTTGGCGTGCATTAGAGAACGCACTCCCCTACCTAAAAGATGGCGTGCAAATGAAGTTTATGTTTTTACCTGACGGTGAAGATCCTGATACTTTAGTACGCAAAATTGGTAAAGAAACCTTCGAACAAAGACTGCAATCAGACTCAGTACCTTTATCTAAATTTTTCTTCAACAATTTACTGCAACGCCATCATGTAAGCAGTAACGAAGGAAAGGCCGCATTAAAAACTGAAGCCATGCCATTGATAGAGCAAATTATTGGCGACAATATTCGCGCCAGTTTGATGGCTGATTTAAGTAGTCATATGGGAGACCATAATAAATATAAGTTAGAAACCGATATTGCTAAGGCCAACCAACACAAAGGTTTAGCAAAATTAGATTTTAAAACGCCAAACAAAAGTACTATTTCTCCGGTTCGCATGATGATCCGCTTATTACTTGATGATCCGAGCTTGGCGATTAAGTGTGCCTCTGCCGATCCAGCCCCCTTAATCAATGCCCCTATCCAGGGCATGGCCATGTTAAATGAATTATTTCAATTTTGTAAAAGTAAGCCCTCGGCCAATACAGCTCAAGTACTTGAACACTTCAGAGGGCACCCCGCCAGCCCGCATTTAGCGAAGCTATTAGCTTGGGAGTATGCAGAGCAAAATCAACAATTAGTATTTGAAGATAGCTTTACTAAATTACTTGATTGGCACTTACAAGGGCGAATGGATGAATTATTTGCTAAGTCTAGAACAAGTTTTTTAACTGATGGAGAAAAACAAGAGCTCAACCTACTTGTAAAAGAACAAAAATAA
- the rpoD gene encoding RNA polymerase sigma factor RpoD → MVQSKQSQIKLLIAKGKEQGYLTFAEVNDHLPQDIVDSDQIEDIIRMINDMGIKVFETAPDSDELLMQESDTDEEVAEAAAQALATVESEIGRTTDPVRMYMREMGTVELLTREGEIVIAKRIEEGINQVQCSVAEYPEAITHLLDQWDLFEAEEIRLSDIIIGFVDPNEQDVAPTATHIGSELSEEELKDEDGDSDEDDEDEEEEDTGPDPELAREKFGALRVQYEKARDVIDAKGRSHPDARTQIHELSEVFKEFRLTPKQFDRMVKNMRSMMDRIRVQERIVMKHCVATAKMPKKDFIKAFAGNETTTDWLFEILNSTLPYAEEMKVHQEELERAISKMNTVEDETGLIIADIKDINRRMSIGEAKARRAKKEMVEANLRLVISIAKKYTNRGLQFLDLIQEGNIGLMKAVDKFEYRRGYKFSTYATWWIRQAITRSIADQARTIRIPVHMIETINKLNRISRQMLQEMGREPTPEELSERMLMPEDKVRKVLKIAKEPISMETPIGDDEDSHLGDFIEDSTIVQPLDSATGGSLKDATQEVLAGLTAREAKVLRMRFGIDMNTDHTLEEVGKQFDVTRERIRQIEAKALRKLRHPSRSEQLKSFLDE, encoded by the coding sequence ATGGTGCAAAGCAAGCAGTCGCAGATAAAACTCCTCATTGCTAAAGGTAAAGAACAGGGCTATTTGACTTTCGCGGAAGTTAACGACCACCTTCCACAAGATATTGTCGACTCTGATCAGATCGAAGATATCATCCGCATGATTAACGACATGGGCATCAAGGTCTTTGAAACAGCCCCTGATTCAGATGAACTTTTGATGCAAGAAAGTGACACTGATGAAGAAGTCGCAGAAGCGGCAGCACAGGCTCTTGCCACTGTAGAAAGTGAAATTGGCCGCACAACTGACCCTGTACGTATGTATATGCGTGAAATGGGGACAGTAGAACTGCTGACTCGTGAAGGCGAAATTGTTATCGCTAAACGTATCGAAGAAGGCATCAATCAGGTTCAATGCTCTGTTGCTGAGTATCCAGAAGCTATCACCCATTTACTTGATCAATGGGATCTTTTTGAAGCAGAAGAAATTCGTCTAAGTGACATCATCATTGGATTTGTTGATCCAAATGAACAAGATGTTGCACCTACAGCCACTCATATCGGTTCTGAACTTTCTGAAGAAGAATTAAAAGACGAAGATGGCGACAGTGACGAAGATGATGAAGACGAGGAAGAAGAAGATACTGGACCAGATCCAGAACTTGCTCGCGAAAAATTTGGCGCATTACGTGTACAATATGAAAAAGCCCGTGATGTGATAGATGCCAAGGGGCGTTCACACCCTGACGCAAGAACTCAAATTCATGAATTAAGTGAAGTATTCAAAGAATTTAGATTAACTCCTAAACAATTTGATCGCATGGTTAAAAATATGCGTAGCATGATGGACCGAATTCGTGTTCAAGAACGTATTGTGATGAAACACTGCGTTGCTACAGCTAAAATGCCTAAGAAAGATTTCATAAAAGCATTTGCTGGTAATGAAACGACTACCGATTGGTTGTTTGAAATTCTGAATTCTACCCTTCCCTATGCTGAAGAAATGAAAGTACATCAAGAAGAACTTGAGCGTGCAATCAGCAAGATGAATACAGTAGAAGACGAAACAGGCTTAATCATAGCCGATATCAAAGATATTAATCGTCGCATGTCTATTGGCGAAGCCAAAGCAAGACGAGCGAAAAAAGAAATGGTTGAAGCCAACTTACGTTTGGTTATCTCTATTGCGAAAAAATACACAAACCGTGGATTACAATTTTTGGATCTTATCCAAGAAGGTAACATTGGTTTGATGAAAGCGGTTGATAAATTTGAATATCGTCGTGGTTATAAGTTCTCAACTTATGCAACATGGTGGATACGTCAAGCAATCACTCGTTCAATTGCTGACCAAGCACGTACAATACGTATCCCAGTGCACATGATTGAAACAATCAATAAACTGAATCGTATTTCTCGTCAAATGTTACAAGAAATGGGCCGCGAGCCAACACCTGAAGAATTGTCAGAACGTATGTTAATGCCAGAAGACAAAGTCCGTAAGGTATTAAAAATTGCCAAAGAGCCGATTTCAATGGAAACTCCTATCGGTGATGACGAAGATTCACATTTAGGTGATTTTATCGAAGACAGCACCATAGTGCAGCCTTTAGACTCTGCCACTGGCGGTAGTTTAAAAGATGCCACGCAAGAAGTGCTTGCTGGTTTGACAGCTCGTGAAGCAAAAGTCCTCAGAATGCGTTTTGGTATTGATATGAACACTGACCATACGCTTGAAGAAGTTGGTAAACAATTTGATGTAACACGTGAACGTATTCGTCAAATCGAAGCCAAAGCTTTGCGTAAACTCCGTCACCCTAGTCGCTCTGAGCAATTGAAAAGTTTCTTAGACGAATAG